From the Leptolyngbya sp. O-77 genome, one window contains:
- a CDS encoding ATP-binding protein, translated as MTLSEDSSSSVVGPTDVGIARRPGGPLQKPPSIGDLIFIQDAVGTYLSFSWKDAARYGLGSTELVGRPIEEVEFAPAALAPYLQRIRMVLDLGSPDGFSYLFRCGGQYLVFDLALSPILQVNALPSAVIVTGHLLYACTDDQAHRLLESPPCFSTLRGRGSIFYQKALTRVAWNIRHTLDLDTIWQQTASGLGETLNLSRCWVCAYPAEEGKAQIMADYRQDGVVDCVGQMLDLPHFPYLQQAVSTLQPVSTTQIDQESGREMAILAIATCHDGQPNGLLVLYQDDEAQVWRQSEIELVQEFAEQIGTGLAHASLYATSRRQAERLMQQYHDLEESRRQAEEASRLKSEFLANTSHELRTPLNGMIGFLKLIVDGMADDPEEQGEFIEEAYRSAVNLNDIINDILDIAKIEAGKLEIEINPVKLDDLMDDVERFIRPQAEHKHLSFRICKPETRDPIILNGNYQRLRQVLLNLLGNAIKFTHEGGITVTTDILPRQSDQDKGYAKISVADTGIGVSLEKQDRLFQSFSQVDGSRTRQYGGTGLGLAISQRLVEAMKGEVNFYSLGEGLGSTVTFTVPLHQHPVLVARQSEEEDVNLADLAYLTDLDPDLDEME; from the coding sequence ATGACCTTGTCTGAAGATTCTTCTAGTTCTGTCGTTGGCCCGACAGATGTAGGGATTGCTAGGCGACCCGGCGGCCCGCTCCAGAAACCGCCCTCCATTGGTGATCTCATCTTCATACAAGACGCTGTGGGAACCTACCTCTCCTTCTCCTGGAAGGACGCAGCTCGTTACGGACTAGGTTCCACAGAGCTGGTGGGTCGGCCGATTGAGGAAGTCGAGTTTGCGCCAGCCGCCCTTGCGCCCTACTTGCAGCGGATTCGTATGGTGCTTGATTTGGGCAGCCCCGATGGGTTTTCCTACTTGTTTCGCTGTGGCGGGCAGTATCTCGTTTTTGACCTCGCGCTCAGCCCCATTCTGCAAGTCAACGCGCTGCCTTCAGCAGTCATCGTCACGGGGCATCTGCTCTATGCCTGCACCGATGACCAGGCCCACCGGCTGCTAGAATCGCCCCCTTGCTTCAGCACGCTCCGGGGCAGGGGCTCCATCTTTTATCAAAAGGCACTGACTCGCGTTGCCTGGAATATCCGCCATACGCTTGACCTCGATACCATCTGGCAGCAAACCGCCAGTGGACTGGGTGAAACGCTCAACCTGAGTCGCTGTTGGGTGTGTGCTTACCCCGCTGAAGAGGGAAAAGCGCAGATCATGGCAGACTATCGGCAAGATGGGGTGGTGGATTGCGTCGGGCAAATGCTAGATTTACCGCACTTTCCCTACTTGCAGCAGGCCGTTTCCACGCTCCAACCCGTTAGCACCACGCAGATTGATCAAGAAAGCGGCAGGGAGATGGCAATTTTGGCGATCGCCACCTGCCACGACGGCCAGCCCAACGGACTCCTCGTGCTGTATCAAGACGATGAAGCTCAGGTGTGGAGACAGTCCGAAATCGAGCTAGTTCAGGAATTTGCAGAGCAGATTGGAACGGGGCTGGCCCATGCTAGTCTGTACGCAACGAGCCGCCGCCAAGCCGAGCGACTGATGCAGCAGTATCACGACCTCGAAGAGAGCCGCCGCCAGGCCGAAGAAGCCTCCCGCCTCAAGAGCGAGTTTTTGGCGAACACGTCCCACGAGCTACGCACCCCGCTCAACGGCATGATTGGCTTCCTCAAACTCATCGTAGACGGCATGGCGGATGATCCCGAAGAACAGGGCGAGTTCATCGAAGAAGCCTACCGCTCAGCGGTAAACCTGAACGATATCATCAATGACATCCTGGACATTGCCAAAATCGAAGCAGGCAAGCTCGAAATCGAGATTAACCCGGTCAAGCTCGATGACCTGATGGACGATGTGGAACGCTTTATCCGTCCGCAGGCCGAACACAAGCACCTGAGCTTTAGAATCTGCAAACCCGAGACGCGAGATCCAATCATCCTAAACGGCAACTATCAGCGCCTCCGCCAGGTGCTTCTGAACCTGTTGGGCAACGCCATCAAGTTCACCCACGAAGGCGGCATCACCGTTACCACCGACATCCTGCCCCGCCAGTCTGACCAAGACAAAGGCTATGCCAAGATTAGCGTCGCCGATACAGGCATTGGCGTTTCGCTAGAGAAGCAAGACCGCCTGTTTCAGTCCTTTAGCCAGGTAGACGGTTCCCGGACGCGGCAATATGGCGGCACAGGGCTTGGTCTGGCCATTTCCCAGAGGCTTGTAGAAGCGATGAAGGGTGAGGTGAATTTCTACAGCTTGGGCGAGGGGCTGGGGTCTACCGTCACCTTTACTGTGCCGCTCCACCAGCATCCGGTGTTAGTCGCCCGGCAGTCCGAAGAGGAAGACGTGAATCTAGCGGATTTGGCATACCTGACTGACTTAGATCCAGACCTGGATGAGATGGAGTAG
- the thiS gene encoding sulfur carrier protein ThiS produces the protein MSITLQVNGEPRTCEPDTSLPQFLEQLGMNPRLVAVEYNGEILHRQFWEQTVMQTGDRLEIVTIVGGG, from the coding sequence ATGTCGATTACGCTTCAGGTCAATGGCGAACCCCGCACCTGCGAGCCAGATACCTCACTGCCGCAGTTTTTGGAGCAACTGGGCATGAATCCGCGTCTGGTGGCAGTGGAGTATAACGGCGAGATTTTGCACCGCCAGTTTTGGGAACAGACTGTGATGCAGACGGGCGATCGCCTGGAAATTGTCACCATTGTCGGCGGCGGCTGA